Part of the Micromonospora rhizosphaerae genome is shown below.
GCCTCGCCGAGCCGGAGCTCGAAGGCGAGGAGACCGAGGACGAGGACGAGCCGCGCGGCGGCGACCGACGGTGACCGTAGCCGCTGAGGGTGCCGACGACACGCCGGGCGGCCCGACGGAGGCCGACTGGGCGGCGGCCGTGGCCGCGATACGACGGCTGCCCGCCGACGCGCGGGTGCTGCTGATCTGCCACGTCAACCCGGACGGCGACGCGCTGGGCAGCATGCTCGGCTTCGGACTGGGTCTGCGCCGGCTGGGCCTGCGCCGGCTCCAGGCGACCTTTCCCGGCCCGCCTGAGGTGCCGGAGCCGTTCCGCTGGCTGCCCGGGCTCGACCTGCTGGTGCCGCAGGATGCGGCGTACCCGGATCCGGACCTGCTGATCTGTTTCGACGCGTCGAGCGAGTCGCGGCTTGGTGACCTGGCCGACCGGCTGGGGTCGGCCGGGGCGGCGCTGGTGCTCGACCACCACCCGTCGAACACCGGGTTCGGCGGGATCCACCTGGTCGACCCGCACGCCGCGGCGACCTCGGTGGTCGCCGCGGAGCTGCTCGACCGGCTCGGCGTGCCGCTGGACGCGGAGATCGCCGCGTGCTTCTACGTCGCGTTGAGCACGGACACCGGCTCGTTCCGCTTCGAGGCCACCACCCCGGCGGTGCACGAGCTCGCGGCCCGGCTGCTGGCCACCGGCCTACGCCCCGGGGAGATCTCCCAGCGGATCTTCGACACCCGCCCGTTCGGGGCCGTCCGGCTCTTCGGGGAGGCGCTCGGCCGAGCCCGGCTGGAGCCGGGGGCGGCCGGCGGCCGTGGGCTGGTGTGGACCTACGCCACCCTGGACGACCTGGCCCGGTACGACCAGCCGCCGCACGTGCTGGATGCGCTGATCGACCCCGTCCGCTGCACCGCCGAGGCGGACGTGAGCTGCGTGGTCAAGCAGGCGGCGGTCGGGGAGTGGTCGG
Proteins encoded:
- a CDS encoding DHH family phosphoesterase — encoded protein: MTVAAEGADDTPGGPTEADWAAAVAAIRRLPADARVLLICHVNPDGDALGSMLGFGLGLRRLGLRRLQATFPGPPEVPEPFRWLPGLDLLVPQDAAYPDPDLLICFDASSESRLGDLADRLGSAGAALVLDHHPSNTGFGGIHLVDPHAAATSVVAAELLDRLGVPLDAEIAACFYVALSTDTGSFRFEATTPAVHELAARLLATGLRPGEISQRIFDTRPFGAVRLFGEALGRARLEPGAAGGRGLVWTYATLDDLARYDQPPHVLDALIDPVRCTAEADVSCVVKQAAVGEWSVSLRSRGAVDVSRVAVALGGGGHRLAAGFTGRGSLAEVVDRIRAELDGAVLAA